A stretch of DNA from Catenulispora acidiphila DSM 44928:
CCGGCACCACCACCACCTGGTGTGCCGCGAGTGCGGCAAGACCGTCGAGGTCGAGGGTCCGGCGGTGGTGGAGAGCTGGGCGGCCCGGGTCGCCGCCGAACACGGGTACTCCGAGGTGTCGCACACCCTGGAGATCTTCGGGACCTGCGGCGACCACTGAGCCGGCGGCCACCTGGAGACGACCACCTGGAGACCACTGAGCGGGACTGCCTGCGAAGGTCACCACGACAGCGGCCGCGGCGCGCTACCTTGGGAACGGTCCGGGGGCGTCCCGCGGTCGTCGCATGATCGCGGAGCGCCCCCGGGCTCTCTCACGCCGTGCCGAGGTCAGACCTCGTCCGGGTCCGCGTACTCGCTCTCGTTGTACTCGTACTCCGGCTCGGTCTCGGCCACCGCGAACTGCTCCTCGTTCGTGAGCGCGCCGCCGTAGCGGCGGTCCCGTCCGGCGAAGGACTCGCACGCGCGCCACAGGTTGGTGCGGTCGAAGTCCGGCCAGAGTGTGTTGTCGAACACGAACTCCGCGTAAGCCGACTCCCACATGAGGAAGTTCGACGTGCGGTGCTCGCCGGAGGAGCGGATGAACAAGTCCACGTCCGGCATGTCCGGCTCGTAGAGATACCGCGTGACCGTCTTCTCGTTGATCTTCGACGGGTCCAGGCGCCCGGCCTTGATGTCCCGGCCCATGTCCGCCATGGCGTCGGCGATCTCCCAGCGGCCGCCGTAGTTGACGCACATGGTGAGGGTCAGGAGCTTGTTGTCCTTGGTGCGCTCCTCGGCCCACTCCAGCTCGTCGATGACCGACTTCCACAGGCGCGGGCGGCGGCCGGCCCAGCGGATGCGGACGCCGAGTTCGTCCATCTCGCCGATGCGGCGGCGGATGGTGTCGCGGTTGAAGCCCATGAGGAAGCGGACCTCTTCCGGGGAGCGCTTCCAGTTCTCGGTGGAGAAGGCGTACGCGGAGATGTGCGTGATGCCGCCGAGCTGCACCGCGCCCTCGACCACGTCGAACAGCGAGGCCTCGCCGACCTTGTGGCCCTCTATGCGCGACAGGCCGCGCTCCTTGGCCCAGCGGCCGTTGCCGTCCATCACCAGGGCCACGTGCCGGGGCACCAGGTCCAGCGGGATGTCCGGCGGCAGCGCGCCGCGCTTGTGCGGGAAGGGGTCGCGGTTGACGCCCGGCTGCCGCTTGGCGAGGCGCTCTTCCAGGATCCGTCGGGTCAGTCTCACCGCTCCACCTAATCTCGTCCTACGTCACGTGCTCTGCCGCCCGCAGCCGGCACCGGTCAGCGCTCGACCGGACAGCGCTCGACCAGCTCAGCGCTGGACCGGTCAGCGCTCGACCAGCCGCAGGGACCGCAGTCCGCGCTCCAAGTGCCACTGCAGGTAGGCGGCGACCAGGCCGCTGCCCTCCCGCCGGTGCTTGTCGGCACTGGCGTCGGCGACTCCCCAGTCCCCCGCGAGCAGCGCCCCCAGCAGGGCGAGTGTCTCACGGGCCGGGGCGACCGACCCCGCCGGCTTGCAGTCCGAGCACACCGCCCCGCCGGCCGGCAGGTTGAAGAACCGGTGCGCGCCCGGGTCCCCGCAGCGCGCGCAGTCCTCGAAGGACGGCGCGTAGCCCGCGATCGCCAGGGAGCGCAGCAGGAACGCGTCCAGGACCAGCCCGGCGGAGTGCTCACCTGAGGCCAGCGTACGCAACCCGCCGACGAGCAGGAGGTACTGCTGCACGGCGGGCACATCATCTTCACTCAACCGCTCCGCGGTCTCCAGCATCGCCTGCCCCGCGGTGTAGGCGGGATAGTCGGAGACCAGGGTCCCGCCGTAGGCCGCCAGCGTCTCGGCCTGGGTGACCAGGTGCAGGTCGCGGCCATGTTTCTCGAAGATCTGGACGTCGACGAAGGTGAAGGGCTCCAGCCGCGAACCGAACTTCGAGGAGGTCCGGCGCACCCCCTTGGCCACCGCCCGGACCCGGCCGCGGTCCCGGGTGAGGAAGGTGATGATGCGGTCGGCCTCCCCGAGGTTCCGGGTGCGCAGGACGACGCCTTCATCGCGGTGCAGGGGCATCGTCCCAGTGTAGGTGCGGCCGGGGACGGCGGAGGGCCCGCGCGGGACGGAAGTCCGCCCCGCACGGGCCCTGCAACGCACTATCGGATCGCCGGGACGCCGACAGTGACCGAGATCACTGCTGCTGATGAGGCGGCGGCCACCCGGTCGGGCCCTGATCGTCGTTCGGCGTGACATGCGTCGGCTCATCGGCCGGGGCGACGGGACGCGGCAGCGGGATCGCCATGGTCTCCATCGAGGAGGACGGGTCGATCATGGTCTGCGGCGGCGCCGGGATGGTCTGCGGCGGCTGCGGAGCGGCCGTCGGGATGAGCATGGTCTCCATGGACGACGCCGGCTGCGGCGGGACATCCTGCGGCGGCTGGGGAGCCTGGATGAGCATGGTTTCCATGCCGGAAGCCGGCGGAGCAGGCTGCGGCGCCTGGATCATCATCGTCTCCATGCCGGAGGCGGCCGGGGTCTGCGGCGGCACCGCATCGTGAGCGCCGGTCGCAGGAGCAGGCTGCGGAGCCTGGATCAGCATGGTCTCCATCGAGGAGGGCTGAGCCGGCTGCGGCGCCTGGATGAGCATCGTCTCGCCACCGGCACCGCCCGCAGCGACAGGAGGCTGCGCGCCAGTGCCCCACACCGGAGCCGCGCCCGTGCCGCCGCCAGCGCCAGCGCCAGCAGAAGCCTGAGCTCCCGTGCCCCAGGCCGGAGCAGCCGGAGCAGCCGGAGCCACAGCACCCGCCGGCACCGCCGCCACGATCCCGGCGACATACGCCTGGCTCATGCCGAGCGCGGCGCCGACCGCGTCGATCACCGCGCGCTCGGCGGGCTGGAGCGGGCCGTCGGCGGCGGCGACGCGGGTCGCGCCGGCCACCAGGGCCTCGCGGCCGGCGTCGGGGAGCTGGCCGGCGAGGCTGCCGAGCATCTGCGACAGGTCCTCGGGGACCACCTGCATGTCCTGGGCCAGGTTGGGTTCGGCGTAGCCGACCGCGCCGGCGGTGACGATCTCCTGGACCGCGATCGCGCGGGCGCCGGGGTGCTCCCAGCCGCCGCGTCGCAGGATGTTGACCATCACGCCGCGCACCGTGTTCTGGAGCAGATCGGTGAACTGCGACGCGGTCGGGCGCGCCAGGACCGAGTCGCGGAAGTCGTTCTTGCAGTAGGTGCAGCGGACGAACTCGCCGACGACCTTCAACGGGATCAGGGGGATGAAGAACAGTGTGAAGAAACGCTGAGCTTTGCGTCGCTCGTAGTTCCGGTCCGCACCACAGGTCGGGCAGGAGAACACCCCTCTGCCGATGACCCGGAAGACGGTTTTCCAGCCCCAGACGATCATTGGTACTCATCCCCTCCGTTCCGCGCGGCGCGGAACAGAGGGAATCCTTCCACAAATCGACATTGCGCCGCGGATCGGCTCCTCCGAAGGGCGGTGGCGGGCGACGGGTGGGCGGTCAGCGGAACGCCCGGTTCACCGCGGAGATGATGGCCTTGAGCGATGCCGTCACGATGTTGGCATCGATCCCCACGCCCCACAGCACCCGGCTGCCGATCGCGCATTCCACGTACGACGCGGCCTTGGCGTCCTCGCCGGAGGTCAGCGCGTGCTCGACGTAGTCCAGCACCCGCACGTCGATCCCGACCCCCGACAGCAGGTTGGTGAACGCGTCGATCGGGCCGTTGCCGACGCCGTCCAGCTGTGTGGTGCTCCCGTCCACCTGCAGGTCGACGGTCAGCTGGTCCTTCTCCTCGATCGCCGAGGAGGCGTGGTGGCCCAGCAGCCGGATGCGTCCCCAGGGCGCCGCTGCCCGGGGCGGAGCCCCATATTCACTCAGCGGCAGGTACTCGTCGACGAAGACGTTCCAGATCTCCTCGGGGGTGACCTCGCCGCCCTCGGCGTCGGTCTTGGCCTGGATGACCTGGGAGAACTCGATCTGCGCGCGCCGCGGCAGGTCCAGCTGGTGCTCGGTCTTCAGGATGTAGGCGACGCCGCCCTTGCCGGACTGGGAGTTGACCCGGATCACGGCCTCGTAGCTGCGGCCCACGTCCTTGGGGTCGATCGGCAGGTACGGCACGGCCCAGACGATCTCGTCGACGGTCTTTCCGGCCGCCGCGGCGTCCCGCTCCAGGTGCTCGAAGCCCTTCTTGATCGCGTCCTGGTGGGACCCGGAGAAGGCGGTGTACACCAGGTCGCCGCCGTAGGGGTGGCGCGGGTGGACCGGCAGCTGGTTGCAGTACTCGACGGTGCGCCGCACCTCGTCGATGTCGGAGAAGTCGATCTGCGGGTCCACGCCCTGGGAGAACAGGTTCAGGCCCAGGGTCACCAGGCACACGTTGCCGGTGCGCTCGCCGTTGCCGAACAGGCAGCCCTCGATGCGGTCGGCGCCGGCCTGGTAGCCCAGCTCGGCGGCGGCCACGGCGGTGCCGCGGTCGTTGTGCGGGTGCAGCGAGAGCACGATGGAGTCGCGGCGCTCCAGGTTGCGGTGCATCCACTCGATCGAGTCGGCGTAGACGTTCGGCGTGGCCATCTCCACGGTGGCCGGCAGGTTGATGATCACCTTGCGGTCCGGGGTGGGCTGCCAGACCTCGGTGACGGCGTCGCAGACCTCGACGGCGTACTCCAGCTCGGTGCCCGTGTAGGACTCCGGCGAGTACTCGAAGTAGATGTCCGTGCGGGTGCCGTCGGCGCGCGGGGGCATCGCCTCGTAGAACTTCTGGCACAGCTTGGCGCCGTTCACCGCGATCTGCGTGATCCCGGCGGTGTCCTGGCCGAAGACCACCCGGCGCTGGAGCGTGGAGGTGGAGTTGTACAGGTGCACGATGGCCTGCTTGGCGCCGCGCACGGACTCGAAGGTCCGCTCGATCAGCTCCTCGCGGGCCTGGGTCAGGACCTGGATCACCACGTCGTCGGGGATCCGGCCCTCGTCGATGATCTGCCGGACGAAGTCGAAGTCGGTCTGCGACGCGGCCGGGAACCCGACCTCGATCTCCTTGTAGCCCATGGCCACCAGCAGCTCGAACATCTTCAGCTTGCGGGCCGGGGACATCGGGTCGATCAGCGCCTGGTTGCCGTCGCGCAGGTCCACCGCGCACCAGCGCGGAGCCCGGTCGACGACCTTCGTGGGCCAGGTGCGGTCGGCCAGCGCGATCGGCGCGAACGGGACGTACTTGTGGATCGGCATGCCGGAGGGCAGTTGCGGCTGTACTCGCATCGTGCTCAAGACTCCCTGGTGTGTCCTACGAAGGGGACGGCCGACGGCGGAAACACGAACTGCCGCGACGAGGGAGCCGGCCTGTTTCGGTTCTTACAGGCCCTCGCCGCGGCTGCTAAGAAGGAGCAGGCCGCACAGGCAGGAGTTGCACATAGCGTTGCGACTGTATCCCGACCGTCTCAACGGGCGCACTTCGTGTCCGTGATCCGAGACACCTTCCGCATCACTCGTTCAGCGTAATCACAGCTGCCGCTCTGCATCACAATTGTGACCAAGATAACGAATCCGGCCATAGTTACCGCTATGACGAGGGCTACCTTCTGCGGCATCGTCCCGCCACACCTGCTGTCCCGCCTGGCCGGCTCCGGCCTGCACGCCGCGGACGCCGCGCGCCGGACGCTGACCCTCGACGTCCGGCACCGCCTGACCCGCGGCGCGGTCCCCTGGGTCGGCGAGCGGCACCTGGCGCCGCCGACCGGCGTGGAGCGCCGCGACGACCGCGCGATCTTCGACGACCACGACACCGAGCACCTGCCGGGCTCGCAGGTCCGCGCCGAGGACGGGCCGGCCACCGGCGACCCGGGCGCGGACGAGGCCTACGACGGGCTCGGGGCGACCTTCGACTTCTATCTGAAGGTCTACAACCGCTGGTCGGTGGACGGCCAGGGCCTGCCGCTGAAGGGCACGGTCCATTACGGCGTGCAGTACGACAACGCCTTCTGGAACGGCTCGCAGATGGTGTTCGGCGACGGCGACGGCGCGGTGTTCGGCCGCTTCACCGGCGCGGTCGACGTCATCGGCCACGAACTCACCCACGGCGTGACGCAGTACACGGCGAACCTCGTCTACCGCGGCCAGTCCGGCGCGCTGAACGAGTCGGTGTCCGACTGCTTCGGCTCGATGGTCAAGCAGTACCAGCTCGGCCAGGACGCCGCCGACGCCGACTGGCTGATCGGCGCCGGCCTGTTCCGGCCCTCGGTCCAGGGCGCCGCCCTGCGCTCGATGAAGGACCCGGGCACCGCCTACGACGACCCCCACCTGGGCAAGGACCCGCAGCCGGCGGCGATGTCAGGCTACGTCGACACCACCGACGACGACGGCGGCGTGCACATCAACTCCGGCATCCCCAACCGCGCCTTCTACCTGGCGGCCACCGCCATCGGCGGCAGGTCCTGGGAGGGCGCCGGCGCGGTCTGGTACGACGTGCTCACCTCCCCCATGCTCCCGGCCGCCTCGACCTTCGCCACCTTCGGCACCGCGACCGTGCA
This window harbors:
- the leuA gene encoding 2-isopropylmalate synthase, whose protein sequence is MRVQPQLPSGMPIHKYVPFAPIALADRTWPTKVVDRAPRWCAVDLRDGNQALIDPMSPARKLKMFELLVAMGYKEIEVGFPAASQTDFDFVRQIIDEGRIPDDVVIQVLTQAREELIERTFESVRGAKQAIVHLYNSTSTLQRRVVFGQDTAGITQIAVNGAKLCQKFYEAMPPRADGTRTDIYFEYSPESYTGTELEYAVEVCDAVTEVWQPTPDRKVIINLPATVEMATPNVYADSIEWMHRNLERRDSIVLSLHPHNDRGTAVAAAELGYQAGADRIEGCLFGNGERTGNVCLVTLGLNLFSQGVDPQIDFSDIDEVRRTVEYCNQLPVHPRHPYGGDLVYTAFSGSHQDAIKKGFEHLERDAAAAGKTVDEIVWAVPYLPIDPKDVGRSYEAVIRVNSQSGKGGVAYILKTEHQLDLPRRAQIEFSQVIQAKTDAEGGEVTPEEIWNVFVDEYLPLSEYGAPPRAAAPWGRIRLLGHHASSAIEEKDQLTVDLQVDGSTTQLDGVGNGPIDAFTNLLSGVGIDVRVLDYVEHALTSGEDAKAASYVECAIGSRVLWGVGIDANIVTASLKAIISAVNRAFR
- a CDS encoding isoprenyl transferase is translated as MTRRILEERLAKRQPGVNRDPFPHKRGALPPDIPLDLVPRHVALVMDGNGRWAKERGLSRIEGHKVGEASLFDVVEGAVQLGGITHISAYAFSTENWKRSPEEVRFLMGFNRDTIRRRIGEMDELGVRIRWAGRRPRLWKSVIDELEWAEERTKDNKLLTLTMCVNYGGRWEIADAMADMGRDIKAGRLDPSKINEKTVTRYLYEPDMPDVDLFIRSSGEHRTSNFLMWESAYAEFVFDNTLWPDFDRTNLWRACESFAGRDRRYGGALTNEEQFAVAETEPEYEYNESEYADPDEV
- the recO gene encoding DNA repair protein RecO; protein product: MPLHRDEGVVLRTRNLGEADRIITFLTRDRGRVRAVAKGVRRTSSKFGSRLEPFTFVDVQIFEKHGRDLHLVTQAETLAAYGGTLVSDYPAYTAGQAMLETAERLSEDDVPAVQQYLLLVGGLRTLASGEHSAGLVLDAFLLRSLAIAGYAPSFEDCARCGDPGAHRFFNLPAGGAVCSDCKPAGSVAPARETLALLGALLAGDWGVADASADKHRREGSGLVAAYLQWHLERGLRSLRLVER
- a CDS encoding M4 family metallopeptidase, producing the protein MTRATFCGIVPPHLLSRLAGSGLHAADAARRTLTLDVRHRLTRGAVPWVGERHLAPPTGVERRDDRAIFDDHDTEHLPGSQVRAEDGPATGDPGADEAYDGLGATFDFYLKVYNRWSVDGQGLPLKGTVHYGVQYDNAFWNGSQMVFGDGDGAVFGRFTGAVDVIGHELTHGVTQYTANLVYRGQSGALNESVSDCFGSMVKQYQLGQDAADADWLIGAGLFRPSVQGAALRSMKDPGTAYDDPHLGKDPQPAAMSGYVDTTDDDGGVHINSGIPNRAFYLAATAIGGRSWEGAGAVWYDVLTSPMLPAASTFATFGTATVHAAESRFGRRSQQAHAVAAAWREVGVSVHS
- a CDS encoding TerB family tellurite resistance protein; the encoded protein is MIVWGWKTVFRVIGRGVFSCPTCGADRNYERRKAQRFFTLFFIPLIPLKVVGEFVRCTYCKNDFRDSVLARPTASQFTDLLQNTVRGVMVNILRRGGWEHPGARAIAVQEIVTAGAVGYAEPNLAQDMQVVPEDLSQMLGSLAGQLPDAGREALVAGATRVAAADGPLQPAERAVIDAVGAALGMSQAYVAGIVAAVPAGAVAPAAPAAPAWGTGAQASAGAGAGGGTGAAPVWGTGAQPPVAAGGAGGETMLIQAPQPAQPSSMETMLIQAPQPAPATGAHDAVPPQTPAASGMETMMIQAPQPAPPASGMETMLIQAPQPPQDVPPQPASSMETMLIPTAAPQPPQTIPAPPQTMIDPSSSMETMAIPLPRPVAPADEPTHVTPNDDQGPTGWPPPHQQQ